The nucleotide window GTGCCAAAAGCACCGTGGTGTGAAGACTTTGCAGACATCTGTTGAGTTTCAATATCAGTAAAAGAAACACTTATCGGCGGCAAAAAGCCCTGGCTTTCAATATCGCGTAAACTTAAGAGTTCAAACTTCCCATCTTTTTCCACTAGGATTTTACCATCCTTGTTTTCCTCATCCTTGCCAGCACATGGCAAAAGTGATGTGCTTTCCTGCCCCATTTCATTAGAAATATGCAACCGAGATAGCCTATTTGAAACATCATCTCCTCTTGCGAGGTCAGTTTTACAAATTTCAGCATCTTCTAGAGGAGGAACTTCAAGATCCACCAACTTATCCTTAAATTTTAATTTCCGTTCTCTGTTCTGATCCACGGGAGCCTGATTCTCCAGCAGTTTGTTGGCTTCTTCAATCTTTTCCAAGATGTAACgctttatttcttcatcttcttcctcaTCCAGCTCCTGCTGGTTTTCCAGCTTGGATTCCTGGATAGAGCTTTCACTATCAGTATCAGATACATGGTCCCCCTGTTTAATATCAGACGTGGATTCCAGACTTTCTTCATTGGTGGGTCTCACTTTCACATCTCCATCCGATTCTGAAAGCTGATCtggattttcttccatttcctcaTTGTCTTCCTCAAAGTTGTCCGcaactttaaaaatctgtgcttcgatatcctcttcatttttttcaggattctagaaaaattaaaataagctaGTCTATTCTCCCAACAAAGAACAGtatcagagaaagagaaaagaaatagcaaGAGGGAAGAGTAGTACTAACTACCCTAATTCTAAAACAGGCTGTCAAATAGTGCATGTCATAACTAAGAGCTGTTTTGGCACTAACAGCTCTCTGGCGGTTTCTCCATGTTCACATCTGCACAAAGTTTAACTAACCATGGCTTGTGCAGTCGTGATCAGTGACAGCATAAAACCAGAACAACATGTATTGCACAAACACTTAAAGGGACCCAGAAGTACTTTTGAAACAAACGTTATTTTCAATGaacactgaattttctgttttaaggTAATTATAACCAAACTAACCAGTTCGCTGAATTGCTTTTTGTTCTAATTCCAAATAACCTTCCTTGTCAAAATTCAGTGAATGGACCTACACGTTTCAAACCATATTGAATTTTGTGCTTATGattccattttaattttaattttaattccatATTAATTTTGTCCTTTAAATAAGACAACCAGTGTTTAATTTAACAAATACCTCTCCTTcaccaagattttctttttcttcttcattagtTAGCCATTCGAGGTCTTTTTCAAAATCATCCTCATATTCTCCACTTTCTGTTAAATCACCCATGTCTGCTGGATCTCCTTGGTCTTCCTTTTCACTCATTTTGGTGATGTGTTAAAGTAATACtacaaaaaggagagggaaaaaaattgttttaaaactctAGCAACACACAAGTACAGCACATTGATCTCTCTTACGGCACACACATCAAACTTGTGAGCAGTATCAACACAACCACGTTAGATAGTGCTACAGCACCTCAGGGCTAAGGATCACCAATGATTTATAAACAGGAACGGATTTGGCCTTTCCAGCTCTGACCACGAGGGGAAGATTTGAGTCAAAGCAAACCGAGGTGACAATGTCTTGCAGCAAGTCTCTAACAGAGCTAAAACTAGAACTCGTCATCTCTTAGCTGTTGGTCTCCTGCTTGGACAAAGAGACCGCTATTTTACATTCGTTAGAAGTCCCGTGAGCTTTCATTGCTCCCAGGTGTGTATTATATTGTTGTTTTGTACCTGCCTGCcccattttcctttaaagaaatcTTAACTTGTTTCAAGTTACGTTGCAAAAATGTGGGATGCACAAGTCCTAGAAGATCCACGCCACAGCTTACAGGAGATCAAATTACCAAAAAGCTTCTCATAATGACATATTAAAATGAGAAGACATGCATTGACTGGACTCTTGACAGCAACCTTCTGCTGCAGTGCCTGAACATTTACAAGCAGCTAGCTTTCAAACCATATCACCACCACTGGTATTAGGGGTAAAGAAAGCTACACAGACACAGTTGAGACTGCTGGGAAATGAATTCTGTCCCAGTTTGAATTTGTGAGGAAGACAGCAATGGGAAAAACTCATTAGCCAGTTAATCATGCTGCATATAGTCATATTTGAGACAAAACTGATGATAAGCCACTCTAAGGATTAAATCTTTTTAACAATCTTTGGACTGCAGGTGCCGACAGCTCCTGAAGGACTGCCTGCACGCCAGGCTGACTGCCTGCCACCCCTCGCCCCAGCTCTCTCTACAGAAGGCGTCTGTCACCACCTAAAGACATGAACAGGTTAAAGACATGTGGAGACACATCAGCCTAGAGAGCTGATTCTGCTCTTTTTACAGCTTTAGCCTCTCATCATTGCCTCCCTTATTCGTTTATTACTGTTTACAAAATGAACATAAAAGATGGAAATACTGATTATTCAagttccttttctctttgtaCCCTCTGCTGGAAGGTGCCACTTCGAAGCGTCTCTCTAGTAGGACAAACCTGTGTCATTTACAACTCACTAAAAGATCATGATATGAGCGTTAGCATATGGCAACACAACACGGGATGTAAGAGTTAGCTCTGACCCTAGATGGCCCTGGAACAGCAAGACAGCTCTTGCCGTGTGACCATCCTGCCCTTCCAGACAAGGAAGGCTGCACCTGGACTTCCCAATCTAAGCATTTTGTAGTGCATTGTGTAAAACCCTTCCATCCAGAAGATGTTGCTTAAATTCCCTCAAGCTTTTGCATTAAGTTCTGACGAGCATCTCTGAGTTCTGTTATTTATTCCCACGAACACCAGCTCCACTTCttaaaaattctgcatttcaCGCTTGACAAAAGTGCTGGTTTTTTTAGGCCTCAAAAGTCAACATTTatttaagaggaaagaaagagaaagaataaagagaagaaagaaattaataaagctGGTCACTTTTGTGAAAACTTGTTTGTACAGAAACTTTGTAAAAGCTCTTCTCTTTGCTTGATTTGTATTTTGTTCAAGAAAatctggtaatttttttctcctaattcaCTTCTTAGCCACCACTTGCCACGAGAATCACTCATTCACACTAGATTTCTTCGAGTTTAAATTTTCAAAGCTCGTTCAGACCCTTGCCTTGGCTTTCCACACCATGTCTATTTCTATCATGTTTTTCCTGCCCTTCTGATACCACACATAGTCATTTTTGCTGGGAAATGCCCCTTCCTTCACAAATATCCTTGGTTTGGGTGGTGATATGTACCTGGGTTCTTAACGGAGATTACTTTGCTCTAGTGCATACTCAGCACAAGAGAACGATTTCTCTTTAACTTCATCAATTATGGTAAGTGGATGCAAAAGCTACAAAGCCAAATTGTGCCTTTAACAGAACACGTTCACATCAGTCTGTGACACTCAACACAAATACAATAGGATATGTATAATAAAGGGGAGCAGCATAAAAATCAGCCTCTTCTGTTGTAACCTAAAGTAGTCATGGCTGAAGAGGTAATTTCAGTTTAATGACCTTGTTTCAGAAAATCCTGAATCAGCTCCTATTCTCTTCGGGGTCTTATGAAGTAAAGATTGAAGTGCTTCAGCTTTAATCGGGACCAGAATTCTTCAGAAAACCTCAAATCTTCATTTTCACCTGCTTCTATTCTAACAGGGCTGGATGCGGTGACTGAATTGTTCTGCAAAGCTTAGTAACGCCTCTACGTGGATATATTCGGGCACAGGCACAGGCACAACAAAAAGAGGGATCCAGCGAtggatttttgttattttgtccTTTTGTACCTAAGTACACATCTCTAGGGGTTCATACACCCGAGCCCCCCACAGCTACGATGGGGAAGGCGCAGCCCCGCGGGCGGGAACCGGCAGCCCCCGGCTCCGCAGTTCAAGGcgggcagctcccgccgccgGAGCCCGACAAACGGCACCCCCGGAGCCCCTCCGGCCAGCGACCCTGCCTGGGGcagcgctccccgccccgcccgcggccaAGCGGAGCAGCCTCCCGCCGGGCCGTGAGGCCCGACCGCGCGCGGGCCGCCATTCCCCTCACCGGCCCCACCtgcccccccgccggccccggcccccccgccggccccggccccccggccctgcccgctcACCTCTCCGGCCCGGGGGACGAGGTGGCGCCGGCGCCCGCCGAGGCCCGGTCAGCCCCGCCGCTGCGTTGCCCGGCGGCGTTGCCATGGCGGCGTTGCCAtggcggcagcggggccgcccccccccttcccgcgctccccttcctgcagccacGGTCAGCGCCGACGGCGGCCCCCGAGGGCCAAACCCCGCCCCTGGGCGGGCACGAGCGCGCTCGCCAGGCGGCACCGCCCCGTCGCCATGGAGacgggccgccgcgccgcgccccccctTTGTCCCCCGTTTTCAGGTCTGAGGGCCCGTGAGGAGGCGGCGTTTTCTTTTCCCACCGCGTTACACAATGTCATTTAACGCCCGGAAATTAACACAAGGAGCGGGGGGGGACGACACGACCCACAGCCGTGAGCGcccaggagaggggcagcagcgCTTTCCCCGCCCGGCTAAAAGCCTTCAGATGCTGTTAAATTATGCGCTTGTTTGGGAGCTGCCTGAGCGTCGGCAGTTTTTTGTGTTGTATTATTCATGCTCCGGCTGGTGATGAGCAATTTGATCAGACCGAAAGCTAGCAGTGTCAAAATCGCAGCTTTTGTTAATAAAGATAGCGCTGCATCTCCAAAGAGGCACCTGGCTGCATTAATCACACATCACTCCTAGaactttaaatgtgaaaaaaaaaaaaagaaaaaaacaaccataacgaacaaaaaaaccccctaaattgattcccttctggaaaaaaaagccaccaaaacccACCACCCTGAGTTACCtcctgggcagggggagctgaCAGAGGGGTCAGTAGAGCCCCGGGGGGAGGTGGCACGTCACAGCCTCGTCTCTGGAGGACCAAACAGCCCCCCAGGTCGCGGATGCTGTGCCCCTGTCATTAGCAGGCCCCACAGCAAGCCCCGTGACCACCAGACCTGCCATGGAGCACCCAGAGGGCTCACCGTGGGGCAGAGGCCCTTCTGCGAAACGCTGGCTGTGGTGGCACCATGGCTGAAGCCCGTCAGGGCCTTGCggagggcagggctgtgctgcacGGCCTCTGAGAAGCGAGAGCGGTATTGGAACAGCTGGCAAAACACCCCGGTAACTTCTGACAGGCTCCCGATAAACGTGGTGGTTGGTGCTGCCACCGGTTACCCCAGAGAGCCACTGGCTTGACCCCGCTAGGTGTAGTTCAAAGGGAAGCAGATACACTCGCTCGttagaaaaaacacacacacaccccccgcacTAAAGGGTTAATGCTAATGAGAGAAAATATGGGCAGAATATAGCCATGAATAAATTTAGCCAGGGCGTTGATAACTCCCAGAGTAACGTGAGTAGAGTTACCCTTTCACTCAAAGTCACGCGGGGTAGAAAAACTAAACCCCTTCAAGGTGGGGTTCAGGAGGTCTCTGAAGACATCTCCCATCATGGCCCACACGCCACAGGAGGAGGGTGGACTCCAGCACCTCGGGGTTTCTGCTAATCCTACATCATACAGTGAGAAAGAGAAATGGGTTTTGACATTGTTTTCAGTGGGTTGGAAGAGCTCCCTGATGTTTACCTGAGATAACACTCAGGCACCTGCTTAGCAATGGTTCCTGCTGTACCTGGAAAAACTTCAACCACTGACCTCACCCAGGGTCACGCGGTTATCCCCCTCTTGAAGACATAATGACGAACTTCTGGTTTTCCACACTTCATAGACGGGTGGCTTTGACAAGTTCACAGCAGATTAAAATAAAGAGATCTGGGCACAATATCAAAGCTTTGCTCTGCTTTTATCATAAGACTATCCTTCATCTTACAAGCCAGTGCTACTCCCTTCATTCACAAGAAATGCTTTGTTTGACTAATTACAAATCAGTGTGATTGTAAGACAAGGATTAGACCCTATTGTTGGAAGATCAAGCTGTGATGCTTGATAAAGATAATTTAATGGTATCTTAAGCGCAATCTAAATTCATGCATGCATTCATTAACCCGCACATCATTACATTTAGGTTTTCAAATGTTCCCATCTGTGAGGGAGCTACAGAGTACGGTTATGAAAAAACGCAATGGAAACAACAGCCAAGCACCGCAGGGCTCCAAGGACATGCTGGTTGCTCTGTGTTTAGGGAACACTGATCCATGCAGAGCAAGTATGTTTGACAGAGAAAGGCTGTGCAACACCTCCAGAGCAATGTTAAACAAACACCTTGACACCTTTTGTCTGTAGGAAGCAGCTGACACTGTCAAGAGTCACTGGGAACTGAGGCCAGAGCTCCCAGTCTCCTGCCCCTTCCATAACCAAagtctctctttccttcccaGTACTTGGCTACGATCACACCCGTAGAGAAGAAAACGTAATGATTTCCATGCAGAGCCCTTCCCTTTCCCTGAGAGCACTGCCAGAGCAGCACACAGCCACAGCACGGTTGAGTATAACCCTGCCATGGCTTGGTGGGCTGTCACAGCCAgtgccagccctgggggacagcagTGGGTGCTGCTCCTGCAACAGCGGCCTCTGGCAGTTCTTACTTTTCCTCACTTTTTGGACAGAACAAGCCCAGCACCTGGCGTCTCCCCCCAACAGTGATCCTAAAGCCCAGGAACTATACCACATCTCACCAGCATCACAGCAAGCCCAGCACAGGACACCCGGATTCGGTGGTAACACTCACCTGCAGCAGCCCACAGCATCGACTGGAACAAAGGAACAGCCACAGCATCCCAGGCAGACACCCCAGCCGTGTGTAGTATTTATCTCCTCTCCATCAAACCGTGCTGTGTGCTGTATTGCCAGTGCAGGAATTCAGCTCCTTGACAGCAGCTGGGTGTTCCTTTTCAGATCTCTTAGCCGTACGTGGTGTGGCAGGATGCGATGGGAGGAGCAAGGAGGATTGCCAGAGTTCACGTGGACCGCTTCGCTCACAGGCGAGAGCAGCCTCAGGGTTCTTGTCACAGCGCTTTTCACCAGCACCAGAGGCGTGAAACAACTGAAGCCACCTTAAAGGATAAT belongs to Strix uralensis isolate ZFMK-TIS-50842 chromosome 2, bStrUra1, whole genome shotgun sequence and includes:
- the CCDC181 gene encoding coiled-coil domain-containing protein 181 isoform X1, encoding MSEKEDQGDPADMGDLTESGEYEDDFEKDLEWLTNEEEKENLGEGENPEKNEEDIEAQIFKVADNFEEDNEEMEENPDQLSESDGDVKVRPTNEESLESTSDIKQGDHVSDTDSESSIQESKLENQQELDEEEDEEIKRYILEKIEEANKLLENQAPVDQNRERKLKFKDKLVDLEVPPLEDAEICKTDLARGDDVSNRLSRLHISNEMGQESTSLLPCAGKDEENKDGKILVEKDGKFELLSLRDIESQGFLPPISVSFTDIETQQMSAKSSHHGAFGTVSRMKEVPLVRPGARSFSPGGEERVYFPKPPSNPKRRPNSAINAARGLGKRKTPQRAQSANVPVRSSTYCLSPRQKELRKQLEQRKEKLRKEVKIQTQVDHSDHPVPLLHRDHMGRAFTPFFHYKRGSNNNNNSLEIVQNLSKLFFLKRKKTPQSGIGSSHAPRRNKYLFNMSFINRPPSAVLCLLVLLIDSLSTQVPLQAHCLLERSTRYGSSPGYTAVQEVSVNNSSAGARLGAPEVCNRQLSMWESVQS
- the CCDC181 gene encoding coiled-coil domain-containing protein 181 isoform X2 produces the protein MSEKEDQGDPADMGDLTESGEYEDDFEKDLEWLTNEEEKENLGEGENPEKNEEDIEAQIFKVADNFEEDNEEMEENPDQLSESDGDVKVRPTNEESLESTSDIKQGDHVSDTDSESSIQESKLENQQELDEEEDEEIKRYILEKIEEANKLLENQAPVDQNRERKLKFKDKLVDLEVPPLEDAEICKTDLARGDDVSNRLSRLHISNEMGQESTSLLPCAGKDEENKDGKILVEKDGKFELLSLRDIESQGFLPPISVSFTDIETQQMSAKSSHHGAFGTVSRMKEVPLVRPGARSFSPGGEERVYFPKPPSNPKRRPNSAINAARGLGKRKTPQRAQSANVPVRSSTYCLSPRQKELRKQLEQRKEKLRKEEEERKKEQEEQKRRENEMVFKAWLQKKKEQVQEEKRIRRAKELEDLNSKERNRNPEEAFKLWLKKKHQEHMKEKQIEILRRQAEGLAFFPRTEECNRAFKEWLKRKREEKRAEELAAKERARQFRLEARRAKQMQNIHCISSETKSFRFTDHYS